The following is a genomic window from Pseudomonas purpurea.
CTGCAAGGATGAGGGTTTCTGCACAAGACACGCTTTGGTCGCTTCACTACTCCTGTAAAAGTCGTCAGAAAGTGCAACGCTTTTGTTGAGCCGATCAATCATGTTGAGGGCATTTTCTGTGATTGCCTCGTCGTGTATTCCGTACTTGTGCAGCAGTATGGCCAGTGCAAGTGCTGCTTTTTGTGTGTAGAGGAGAGTGACGTCTTCCGTGTTCGCTTTCAGAACGCAGTTCCAGCGCAACAGCATTTGAGAACTCACGCTGGAGGTAATATGCGCCTGATCGGGTACAAGCCCTTTGGGGCCAAGCATTGCCCAAGGATTCAGTCTGGAGACGTCCTCATCCATCGCATCGACCAGGTCACTGGCGGCCAGCTTGTTCAGAGTTTACTTATGATTCATTTCGTCACGGCCACTTTATGGTGTTACGCGTTAAATACCCGAAACAACCCAAGGCCGATCATCACCGTTGCAAATACCAGAATATGATTGATCTGGTTCTGCTTGAAGACATAGACCTTGTCATCGCTTTGCGCATAGACCTTTCCCGTCAGCGCGATGGTGATGGCTGCCGGGGGAAATAACAGCAGTGTAATGAGGACGAACCAGCGCTTTCTGTACCAAGGTAATTGATCGTAAGGGGTGTTGATTCTATGAAAGCGTTTAATGTCCATATTGATTTCCTGATTGCAAATAGATATCCCAAGTGTGTGATCACGCTTTAGGGGGGTAAAAATAATCGAAGGGCAGTGCCGTCACGCGTTGACGGCGGCGTGAGGGAGCAATGAGTTAGTTGAGTTCTGTGAGCTCAACGATTCAACCTTTCCATGACGGCAAGCATCTTGTTTCGCTGGAGAGCCCACTCATCTTTTGTGATTCCCAGCAGAACCACATCGATACGTGCACCGTCCTTGATGATGTTCTGGCGACGCACGCCTTCTATTGAAAACCCAAACTTCTGGTGCATTTTGATCACCGACGCGTTTGTTTCCAGCACTTCGCAATTAAGCTTTTCAAGTCCGGCATTGCCGAATGCGTAATCAAGCATCCAGAACTCAACACGACTGCCAATGCCTTTACCTTGAAGTGATGCGTCAAGGTAAAACGCCCAGTCAGCGGTATGGTGAGTGGCGTTGATGGCGTTCAGCGAAACAACACCCAAGGGCTCACTGCCGCTCATGGCCACAAATACTTCCTGCCTGGTATTTCCGTGCAGGGATCTGAGCCAGTGCTCGTGCTCGGTCTCGCTGATCTCGTGTGAGGTGTACATATATTGGCGCACACCTTCCTGGTTTCGCAGCTCTCTGACTTTCGCTTGAATCTGTGCTGAAGCCTCCAGGATGGGAAGAAAATGCATCGCTTGCTCCTTGTCGGGTGAGTCTTCAGCACCACCAATGCCATTGAGGGTTGAAGGCCCTCGGTTGTCGTTGTTGGCCGTTTTCTGAACGCGTCGCCAGGAGGTTTCCCTTTCAGGCAGCTCAAGCGCAATCAAATAGTGTTCTTTTGAAAGTGGCACTGATTGGCGACAAAAGATCGCCATTGTAGGCCAGGTCGCGAATCCGATATAGCGGTGCGAGCCGGTGACAGGGCAGGCGCGGCTGGATTGTTTTGGCAGCGGGGGGAGGTCCTCGACAGAGGATCGACTACAGTTGATGGGGGAT
Proteins encoded in this region:
- the pseH gene encoding UDP-4-amino-4,6-dideoxy-N-acetyl-beta-L-altrosamine N-acetyltransferase, which codes for MHFLPILEASAQIQAKVRELRNQEGVRQYMYTSHEISETEHEHWLRSLHGNTRQEVFVAMSGSEPLGVVSLNAINATHHTADWAFYLDASLQGKGIGSRVEFWMLDYAFGNAGLEKLNCEVLETNASVIKMHQKFGFSIEGVRRQNIIKDGARIDVVLLGITKDEWALQRNKMLAVMERLNR